The following proteins are co-located in the Dyadobacter chenwenxiniae genome:
- a CDS encoding APC family permease, translated as MRHTTRSNFPTKEGLKREIGIWGLTSNIINVVIGSGIFVLPALVSQGLGAAGILAYLFCGFLITIIMLCFAEVGSKVTLTGGAYAYIEAAFGEYFGFLTTNLFIFGASLMATAAVANALADTLSYLLPVFKEKAFRAVFFLILFSGLTIVNVRGVKQGITLVKLTTIAKLAPLLLLVIWGSTQISPQNFKWDKVPALSSFGSVSLILFFAFQGAENSLSVSGEVQNPKRTIPRAIFLSLLVIILLYIAVQLVAQGILGDAFPQYKAAPLAEVAKRIMGPFGATLMILGACISMFGYLSGDILNMPRVLFRSAKDGVIPIRAFALIHPRFSTPYVSVIAFTTLGCLLAITGEFKQLAILSSSSVLLIYLGVALAVIKLRIKDQADSPSFKIPGGYLVPVLAIITILVFLSNLTKAEIMGMLFTLVVLSLLFYLLKYFKTLRARMVK; from the coding sequence ATGCGGCATACTACCAGAAGTAACTTTCCCACAAAAGAAGGCTTAAAAAGAGAAATTGGAATTTGGGGGTTAACCTCTAATATCATCAATGTGGTCATTGGCTCCGGCATATTTGTTTTGCCCGCTCTGGTTAGCCAGGGACTGGGAGCTGCCGGCATACTGGCCTACTTGTTTTGCGGATTCCTGATAACAATAATCATGCTTTGCTTTGCCGAGGTAGGAAGTAAAGTAACGCTGACGGGAGGTGCTTACGCTTACATTGAAGCCGCCTTTGGAGAATATTTTGGTTTTCTAACCACCAACCTGTTTATCTTTGGAGCTTCCCTGATGGCCACCGCAGCGGTAGCTAATGCACTGGCAGATACTTTGTCTTACCTGCTGCCCGTATTTAAAGAAAAAGCGTTTCGAGCCGTTTTTTTTCTGATCCTGTTTTCGGGTCTAACCATAGTCAATGTCAGAGGGGTAAAGCAAGGCATTACTTTGGTGAAATTAACGACAATAGCCAAATTGGCACCCTTGTTATTATTAGTGATCTGGGGTTCAACTCAAATATCACCTCAGAATTTCAAATGGGACAAAGTACCCGCCCTTTCTTCTTTTGGCAGTGTTTCGCTTATCCTGTTTTTTGCCTTTCAGGGAGCAGAGAATAGTTTAAGCGTTAGCGGGGAAGTTCAGAACCCAAAAAGAACTATTCCAAGGGCCATCTTTTTAAGTTTATTGGTTATTATTTTGCTTTACATAGCCGTGCAATTGGTTGCTCAGGGAATACTGGGCGATGCATTCCCCCAATATAAAGCCGCTCCCTTAGCCGAGGTGGCCAAAAGAATAATGGGACCCTTCGGGGCGACCTTAATGATACTCGGGGCTTGCATTTCTATGTTTGGTTATTTAAGTGGAGACATATTGAATATGCCGCGGGTATTGTTCCGTTCGGCCAAGGACGGCGTGATTCCCATCCGAGCCTTCGCGTTAATTCATCCCAGATTTTCCACCCCCTATGTTTCAGTTATTGCATTCACCACATTAGGCTGTTTGCTGGCTATTACGGGTGAATTTAAACAGTTAGCCATCTTGTCTTCCTCTTCGGTGCTTTTGATCTATCTAGGAGTTGCCTTAGCAGTAATTAAGTTAAGAATAAAAGATCAGGCAGATTCCCCCTCTTTTAAAATTCCAGGGGGCTACCTGGTTCCTGTTCTGGCCATTATAACCATTCTTGTTTTTTTATCCAACCTTACAAAAGCAGAAATAATGGGAATGTTATTTACCCTGGTCGTTTTAAGCTTACTATTCTACTTGCTGAAGTATTTTAAAACGCTCCGTGCCAGGATGGTCAAGTAA
- a CDS encoding GNAT family N-acetyltransferase yields the protein MRWFPSLIQAVAIQKEMTKGILSEKIGQILYEKSLEVARFRKMAYLWLGVWEENIKAIRFYEKNGFVAFDKHIFKFGEDEQTDIMMKKVLR from the coding sequence TTGCGTTGGTTTCCAAGCTTGATTCAAGCAGTAGCAATTCAAAAAGAGATGACAAAAGGAATCTTGTCAGAAAAGATCGGGCAAATCTTGTATGAAAAATCACTGGAAGTCGCACGTTTTCGAAAGATGGCATATCTCTGGCTTGGTGTCTGGGAAGAAAACATAAAAGCGATCCGCTTTTATGAAAAGAACGGTTTTGTCGCCTTCGACAAACATATTTTCAAGTTTGGCGAAGATGAGCAGACAGATATTATGATGAAAAAAGTATTGCGATAG
- a CDS encoding aminoglycoside 6-adenylyltransferase produces the protein MTSRSTLQMMDLILGIARKDSRVLAVLQDGSRSNPNVTADIFQDFDIIYIVEDLEPYLRDHIWVDVFGERMIMQLPEDMELYPPSPELADAFSYLMLFTDGNRIDLVLVPLNRLDHFAADSLCKVLLDKNGIFTSPLPEASDTSYWTQKPSARSFTDCCNEFWFTSGSMGKALWRGEVIFAQQLSSEVVRGTLLQMLDWYIGCKHEFKVNPGKWGKFYSRYLEPELYEKLLATYPLASQPQIWNATFASMDLFRYSAKFVASELGYEYHAAWDHHLTAHLQHIRDLRADVQRIYDKTEMRENIIRIVSR, from the coding sequence ATGACGAGTAGAAGCACGTTACAGATGATGGATTTAATATTGGGGATCGCGCGCAAAGACAGCCGTGTTCTGGCGGTTTTACAGGACGGGTCCAGATCCAACCCAAATGTAACTGCCGATATTTTCCAGGATTTCGACATTATTTATATAGTGGAAGATTTAGAGCCTTACTTGCGGGATCATATTTGGGTGGATGTTTTTGGTGAAAGGATGATCATGCAGTTACCCGAAGATATGGAGCTGTATCCTCCATCTCCCGAGCTTGCAGACGCTTTTTCATACCTGATGCTATTTACTGATGGGAACCGGATTGATTTAGTCCTGGTGCCACTTAACAGACTCGACCATTTCGCGGCTGATAGCCTTTGTAAGGTGCTATTAGATAAGAACGGTATTTTTACCAGCCCGCTGCCTGAGGCAAGCGATACAAGCTATTGGACTCAAAAACCATCAGCCCGCTCATTTACGGATTGCTGTAACGAGTTCTGGTTTACAAGCGGCAGTATGGGCAAAGCACTTTGGCGTGGTGAAGTGATTTTTGCTCAACAATTATCCAGCGAGGTGGTCCGGGGAACGCTGCTGCAAATGCTGGATTGGTATATTGGATGTAAACATGAATTCAAAGTGAACCCTGGTAAATGGGGGAAGTTCTACAGCCGCTATCTGGAGCCCGAGTTGTACGAAAAACTGCTTGCAACTTATCCGCTTGCAAGCCAGCCTCAGATATGGAATGCTACGTTCGCTTCCATGGATTTGTTCAGATACTCGGCAAAGTTCGTTGCTTCTGAACTGGGCTACGAGTATCACGCAGCATGGGACCACCATCTGACAGCACATTTGCAACATATCAGAGACCTGCGTGCCGATGTTCAACGAATCTATGACAAAACTGAAATGAGAGAAAACATTATACGCATTGTCTCACGGTAG
- a CDS encoding VOC family protein — protein MTNNKLLRMDNVGIVVESLDDAISFFSEIGLKLEGRATIEGEWAGRVTGLGTQCVEIAMMVTPDGHSRLELSKFLSPPTISDHRTAPVNALGYLRAMFTVEDIDEMVSRLTRHGAHLVGEVVQYENSYRLCYIRGAEGLLVGLAEEISNK, from the coding sequence TTGACAAATAACAAATTGCTTAGAATGGACAATGTTGGCATCGTTGTAGAATCCCTTGATGATGCGATTTCGTTTTTCTCAGAAATTGGCTTGAAGCTCGAAGGGCGAGCAACAATAGAGGGAGAATGGGCTGGCCGTGTTACCGGGCTTGGCACTCAGTGCGTAGAGATTGCGATGATGGTCACCCCAGATGGCCACAGTCGACTTGAACTATCGAAGTTTCTCTCACCTCCTACTATATCAGATCACCGGACTGCGCCTGTGAACGCCCTCGGCTATTTACGCGCCATGTTCACCGTTGAAGACATTGATGAAATGGTATCCAGATTAACCAGGCACGGTGCTCACCTCGTCGGAGAAGTGGTTCAGTATGAGAACTCGTATCGATTATGTTACATTCGGGGAGCCGAAGGACTGCTTGTTGGACTGGCAGAAGAAATTAGTAACAAATAG